In Brassica napus cultivar Da-Ae chromosome A3, Da-Ae, whole genome shotgun sequence, the sequence AGTTACCCACAAAGATTATAATCCGTACCTGAATAGCATCAAATAGAGATGACTGAGTTTATTAAAGAACCAAATTCATCATCTTACCCCCCTTTGGAAACAATCCACTAGTAGAAACCCAATTCCATTCAAATACAATTTGagataaaagaaaagagagaccAACACCATAGCCTTTCTCAGAACCTTTGAAGTTTATCAGCTTTAATAACCGGATTGGCTTTTGCAATCTCTCCACGCCCAGCTTCTTTGAAATCAAAGCTGCAATCATGTCTCTCAGGGTACCGATGTTCGCCGCAGAAAGTGCTCCCGCATTTGCACTTAAACCCAAGTATACCAACCTTCTTGTTGCAACACAGACACCGGTTCGGCCGTGCAGGTTTAGATGGTGGCTCGTTCTGTTCAGGAACTGTACCTTCTCCTGTTGCAGAAGATGGCTCGGCCACCACAAGAACAGTAGCAACTGCCTTTTCTTTCTCTGGTTTCGCCACATCAGGCTCTGCTATGAAGAGTGTAGGAGGAGGAGGCGATGGCTTGAAAGATTTCTCAACGGCAGCTTTTGCAACAGCTGTTTGAGCTTCCTCTGCGCATATGTCTCGGTAGCATTTCGAGCACAGATCCATGTTTGATGGCGAACCAAAGAAACCACATCCGTTTGCACACAGCTTCGGCTCTGAAGATTGTGTGAAGCTCGTGCTATCATTCTGTTCAGAACCCATTCTtcctgtttaaaaaaaaaaaacacaaattcaaattcaaaaaattcaaaatcacttattcgaccttttttttttaataatccaaATCATTTCGAAACAGACCGAATCAAATTCACAcaattacagcaaaaaaaaagaaactcgtCGATTACAAGTAGATCCGAGACAAAACAAGGTTCAGTTACAGATCCGACAAGACAgtcaaataaaacaataaaatcaatCAAGACGAAAGATTCTAACCTGTTAGAACTGTGAGATTTCTTCCTCTTTAGAAAGAATTTTATATAACAGATTCAGGAAATGAATCTGATCTATCGGAATAAAAAGTGAATCTTAATCGGAACAAGATGTATTATGATTTGTGCTTAATAGATAAGAATTGAGAACGAAACCTTTCGTTaccaagaaagaaaaagaaatatgagAGAGAAATGAAACCGAACACGTAACTATGAAGAACATACATCTgtccttgtatatatatattatataaatatatattgatgagTCACGCGTGAGATTTTACCTTTTAGGATATGCGCCGGTATAATATTCTTGTGCATTACGCGTTATTGTACACCTTAGGAATCTTAACTTTCCGATTTTGAAGCCCATCTATTTTGACGGTCCTGATTTATCATTGGGCGGTTGATTGGAATAATGGTTCGGTTCGTTGtatataacatcaaaaaatgtgtctctgttcttcttcttcttttatgcAATCTTCTTTTATGCAGAACTAGGGGTATTCCAGCGCTACACACCGGATTCGAATATTTGTTTGATTCAGTTTTCAAAATCTTGTATTTTGGTATTTAGTTGTTAGCAGTATATGTAGTTGAGTGCAGTTAAAAGGTTTTGCATGtttaaaaagtgtttaaatTGGTATGGTCTTTACCGGGAGTTAGTGTTTTGAAAGTGTTTATATTTTGGGGTCGATAAATAAAGGCATGGTTTGTATCTTAGAGTAATATATGGTATTGTATTTTTGtggatttatttatattaaatttcattttactAAATTATGGTTGAGGGGCTAAGCTCGTAAACGCAGCATTTTGAAACGAAcagataaattaaatttaaaataaagtttaaatttaaaatgaagTTTAAATTTAACCATCTCGTGTGACATGAGTTCGAACTCACGAAATTggtgggtgtttgtgttttattataaagtttggaaaaccgttaaattatatttataatcgAAGAAGCAATTATTTGTATAGTTGAGTCATAGTACAATTTGCATTTTTATTTGGTTATGTTCTTATATGTTTGGCTTTTTCTTATGCTTCTTTTAAGTTGTATCCAAATTGAGTGAGTCAAGGCATCTATGGCTCTTAAAAGTAAACGAACACCCACCAAAAATAAACGGAGACGCAAATAAACAATCGCAAAGGCAGACAGGGTCACAAAGACATTCCGTTTGTATAACGACTCTCGAAACACAGCGAACAACTACCAAAGGAAAACCAGAGAAGATTCTACAGAGATGAAGTCAGCGATCTCTCTGAACGACAGAAAGAAAAGTTCTTCAACTACTGAAAGATAATAATTATGGAACACAATTTTATGAAGCGTGACAATTTCATGTACTTCACGCATCAGTTGATGCTCAACGTGTAGACTTCGGCGAAATGCGAGAGATATGACTTACTGATCAAGACCTTAACAACGACATCTTAGAATTGGCGTCATTTTTcctttcagttttaataaagaATAAAGGTGGAAAGTAAGCATAGAGTTGCAAAGTTAAGATGAAATTAAATGTAGAAATCTGTAGCTTTGATCCGTTTGCATAAGAGACAATGTATTAGTACGGAaaactttatttaaattttataatattggaGTCGATATAGGAACCGCATCAGTTACATCATTTGTttagataataaaaacaatttttttcatttgcttaaaataaaatgtctcACAACGGATAGCAATGTCGTTTCTGTGATAATTTATTGTAGGCCTTGTGGCCCTATAAGTTGTGATGTAAATTTCAAACCTTTTGACCATTACTCCATGGAGAGATGTTTTGATGCTGGCCAGCAAGCGTCGGACCGTGCTTTGTTTTCTTTCCATCCAAGTGAATCCAATAGTGGTTTCCCGATGTCCGGATCTCCTCTACATAACATTATTATACCATAAAGGTAAATAGAACTATCATACGAACCTTGTGCTGCAATCTGGAGAAGTGGCAACCCAGCAGCTATGTTCTCGTTTTGGAAATATTCTTGCATTCCACGTAAGTAATGCACCTCCAAGTTACCGGCAGAAACGCAAATGTTCATCATATTTTGGTACATGGTAAGCGATGACAGTGATTGGActgtgaaacaaattttttcaTTTGCTTAAAATAATAACATGTCTCACAACGGATAGCAATGTCGTTTCTGTGACAATTTATTGTAGGCCTTGTGGCCCTATAAGTTGTGATGTAAATTTTAAACCTTTTGACCATTACTCCATGGAGAGATGTTTTGATTCTGGCCAGCAAGCGTCGGACCGTGCTTTGTTTTCTCTCCATCCAAGTGAATCCAATAGTGGTTTCCCGATGTCCGGATCTCCTCTACATAACATTATTATACCATAAAGGTAAATAGAATTATCATATGAACCTTGTGCTGCAATCTGGAGAAGTGCCAACCCAGCAGCTATGTTCTCGTTTTGGAAATATTCTTGCATTCCACGTAAGTAATGCACCTCCAAGTTACCGGCAGAAACGCAAATGTTCATCATATTTTGTTACATGGTAAGCGATGACAGTGATTGGACGGTGAGAGATCGGAGATTTAGGTGTTTTAAGACCAAGGGGTTGTGCGCAGCTTTGCCAAGACCAGGGAATGCCATGAGAGAATTGTGGAATGCTTCGATTGAGTCTTTAGCTAGGAAGAGAATTATTTGTATCTGGATGAAAATTGGCATTAGTTCTAGCTTTGAGATTGATCGTTTTCTAGCCATTGGAAGACTTGAaaagtttttttggtttttgtgggaaccgaaattcgcactgtcgatttccgtttaaataaggaaactaagaaaaccctagtttcccagaggacccggatatctgttaattaccacacgtcaagcaatcagaacacgagaataacaacgataaaaataagaaatcgaaaagagagcaaaatagatcttattccgaatctgcgtatgagcgttacaacaaggtataagcctgggctcgagagctgtcggcgagattcctagttctagcaaccctaagacggctaaacctaattgagtcgcagctcgaaataacaaaaacggaaagttgcctaaatcgctctaagtgctaagtttgctctgaaaaagttcttctctgtgctcctcgcctaggactccttatatactagctccaaggtcggtttacgcttttactcttctgcccttaagccgtcatagcataaaaacggagatattccatttttcccgatcttcacaattatcttcaaaacttccgtatttatccgcggaaacttgacatttatccttcttcgcgggccaagcgcgaaccatgctgtggttcacgggcttttggttaggaaaaatcataggatgggcctcgagtcgtgttttaggtccctttgggccgtcttccgactcgacacgtttactacgagttttccgcggtttctaatccgcgaagtttgatcgatgaattagaatagcgggaaacatagactgagcttgctacggtcttcgggagatagcattcgaaggtttgacgagaatgcaaagactggtgtcgtatcgatgttcggaaaggttcaatcgctacacagcgaccgaactttggctggagcccggtcgctatgtagcgaccgagcgaaacgagtgctcggtcgctacgtagcgaccgagcttcggcttgagctcggtcgctacgtagcgaccgagcgggacgatcgctcggtcgctacgtagcgaccgagcttggctgagctcggtcgctacgtagcgaccgagcgggacgatcgctcggtcgctacgtagcgaccgagctttggctcgagctcggtcgctacgtagcgaccgagcgggactatcgctcggtcgctacgtagcgaccgagcttggctgagctcggtcgctacgtagcgaccgagcgggacgatcgctcggtcgctacgtagcgaccgagcttggctgagctcggtcgctacgtagcgaccgagcggcacgatcgctcggtcgctacgtagcgaccgagctttggctcgagctcggtcgctacgtagcgaccgagcgggacgatcgctcggtcgctacgtagcgaccgagcttgggctgagctcggtcgctacgtagcgaccgagcgggacgatcgctcggtcgctacgtagcgaccgagcttggctgagctcggtcgctacgtagcgaccgagcgggacgatcgctcggtcgctacgtagcgaccgagctttggctcgagctcggtcgctacgtagcgaccgagcgggacgatcgctcggtcgctacgtagcgaccgagctttggctcgagctcggtcgctacgtagcgaccgagcgggacgatcgctcggtcgctacgtagcgaccgagcgggacgatcgctcggtcgctacgtagcgaccgagcgggacgatcgctcggtcgctacgtagcgaccgagctttggctgagctcggtcgctacgtagcgaccgagcgggacgatcgctcggtcgctacgtagcgaccgagcttggctgagctcggtcgctacgtagcgaccgagcgggacgattgctcggtcgctacgtagcgaccgagctttggcccgagcttggttgctacgtagtgaccgagcgggacgatcgtttggtttgaatcccaaagaatacttcttcgtagaaataacctcgtatagtttatttttacgaaaattacatcccttctttaactctttcggaaatacgatctctgaggattttcggatggtaattccgtcgtaaccgtttttgaccccaacagttagccccccagcccgttaggatcatgcatggggggatcctagcgtgcggttaggcatgtttggcaagttaggcgtgatggatggaattaatatgcgaaagtccgagcttgaatagtaaatcctcatgtcttataagaagagaggtaacttgttccataattttttcactttcttgtttttctctaagatctttcaaaaactttctatctttctctccacccttttcctctattctcttaagagaagtgtaaagatgtcgagcaagaaaaagattgcgaaaaaagggtcttcgtccgcgagtccttacgaagagctcgtcgttccgaagacggagttcgtgcctcactcggtgcatcctgccgagaacgaggcatggtgggttgctcattacggctcgttgatccctcccaaggagaagccattcccggtcctggtccatcgtggagtcgagggaAAGGACGCAAGTAGGACcactgacgagtttctcgcgacgatgcggtcgttctaccgcatcccggatgttgtggagttccgggttccctgccgcggggaatgtgctaacaaccccccggagggttactttacttgttatgaggtgttcatagtgcgttgtcgcctctggttccccatacccgaaattctcgtccgagtgttggaccgttttgaagtcgcgataagtcagttgacaccccttgccattcagcaccttattgggatcttgatcctaagctatgagcatggcctttccctttccgtcgatcattatgaagcgcttttgaggcttcaacttgtcaaggatacggataagcataggtttgtccctcggaaatttatgtcggtggttaagaagttcatttcgaacttcaactcgtggaagaagttctttttctttgttcgtttggacgctgcgtccgtcgaagagagttgcattccactgttccggaggttgccgaacaatcgtcccttcatcaatcctcttgctccgttccctgaggatattatcgcggtgagggatcttctcaggaatggtcccttcttctggacttctttcacgccgagaagggttcggaaggcgctgaaatttgtgcaacctggtccagctttggacgcggatacgggaagcgactccgaacccgacgGCCAGAGTCCCGTTGAAGCTCCGACAGCcgcgccggagtcgagctcttggaagggaaaagacgtcgatctcggcgacatagagttttcgatggatgactctatgcttccaggatgggatccgaaccttgcttacggcgacggaagcggttcgagcgaagcccccattccggacttcgatgatttctttgctgggctgccatcgggtttcgatgctcctcctcctacgaaagaatcggcgaggccgagagtcgttgcggaaggatctcgcatcatcaatggggttagtttttttttgggaatttttaagtgattgtcctatgtatggatttgtaacacgcctattgattttgcagggcctgagcttgctgggctcggccatcgaggcgggtcatagagaagccatggtctaccgtttcaaggcggagaaagcggagcgggatctcgcccgcgtgcaaggcgagatgctggagcgagaggcacagcttactcgtgatcatgcgcgggctgttcgcagatcggagaggaaaggcaaaagagagatcgtcgaggtgatgaagactcgcgcatctcagttccaggttgagtacgggaatcttaagaatgcctttacctcggtgggcgactttcgcgagtgccgtggttcggtcggaagtctttggaggacgcaagccgacgactatgtgtttgaagaagaaatgagcttgatgaagagtgggatgagtgaccgtgcccacgctgaggcgcttatccctccgatcgacgagaggattcaagggttctgggattccatcccggtttctcctgataccgaggaggtcccgatcgattttcacggcggtggcgaggaagtggatcgtcctgcggatgcgtttggtgcttcgttgtccggggacttcgactttggattatgagggatggatcagttatccttgttttcggtcgaatgtggccctttgaatttggatttcgtttaggccacgatggccgtatttgtatttccgggactggccgttggtggctttgaatcccttgccgctttacgcggtttatttatatgataaatgtttcgtttcgagtttttcctgagtagggttgaagtaaatacgagttgtcgtctcgtatgtagttctaattagacgttcgatctgttggttcgttcgtgattttcgtaaaaatttatctgtctttacgattttcgagaacattgagatacgaacggagaggcatggtttatgatctcgtatcttttagatatcatgccttgagatgtttgagaccagagcgttgggtttagggcaagacctaggtttactttcggttaaggtttgtgcggtgactagccggctatcgtttttcctgttgcgatttcttcctgactcgcaccggtttaaagtccgcgatatgttctcggcttatatgacttgtatggtacgaatcgagcatcttctcagaatctggaagtgctaaaccaaaatttcggatttttgttgtagcgcgcttttgtccttgtgctggacgtttttaaagatcaaaagagtgatcggattgcgtttgtttaagacggctggcgtgttcgtcggggccaatcgacgaacggggtgtaaggtttttagtggtcgcgttcggacaatttgtttagcattgtcctcgaattttaactttttgcgacgtctcgcagttattttcgaggattatgcgtgtttgaaaggtgataatctttacgatttttgggccggatgaggccgcagacgagcgtaaactgaagcgtaagcgttttcgataaaaagacagtgtatattgtaaaaatttttatgtttctaaaaactcgattacaataatggcgattgtgggagtatacgagtatacgcacccactcccccccccctttttagagagggggatagctgaactcgtcttttgacaagctgcctacgtacccctttcgaggatcaagccatctcgtagttctgtttcatgccgcgagtgttcttactcggcggttggtgtcgcgatgtccgccttgaccgtgtcgatcgtggctgggtcgacgctattttccggatgttccggttgagttgtcgcgtgggcttcggatttatgtcgagcttcgacgtccgatgcgtttgcgttgacagacgattttacttcgtccttgtgcggggtgcttttggccgaagatcgatctatcttcgcgcgtttgccgtttgcagaagccgtgatttgccttaacttatgctccgcgaggaagcatagtcgcgactgtttttggcatccccagatggccgcgactccgctcggcgttgggaacttgagacccaggtggtaagttgacggaactgcctgcatggcgttgagccatggggttcccatgatcacgttgtagatagcgggatggtcgactaccgcgaattcgacgattttcgtgatctccttggccatgactggcaattggattgacccgagagtcatcgacacttcgcctgaaaaacccgtgagtggttttggcgtcggaattacctctccgagttcgatactcatccgattgagagtgtcgcggaagattacgttgaccgtgcttcccgtatcgacgagtacccttccgacttctaaatctcgtatgacgagatctatgacgagagggtcgca encodes:
- the LOC125589968 gene encoding zinc finger A20 and AN1 domain-containing stress-associated protein 9 → MGSEQNDSTSFTQSSEPKLCANGCGFFGSPSNMDLCSKCYRDICAEEAQTAVAKAAVEKSFKPSPPPPTLFIAEPDVAKPEKEKAVATVLVVAEPSSATGEGTVPEQNEPPSKPARPNRCLCCNKKVGILGFKCKCGSTFCGEHRYPERHDCSFDFKEAGRGEIAKANPVIKADKLQRF